AAAAACTGTGGCTCCATGCCCTGGAAGGAAATCCGGTGGGGGTCAAGAAGGCCCTGGATCAGGGAGCGGATGTCAATTTCCCCAGCAAGAGCGGCATGACGCCGTTGATGTGGTCGGTCCAGGAGGGACATGACGAGATTGCAAGCTACCTGTTGAAGAAGGGGGCCGATGTCAACGCCTTTCATTTGCGTGGCGGTTGCAGCGCCCTGATTCTCGCCGCCGAATGGCTTCGTCCGGAAATGGTCGATCTCTTGATCGAACACGGCGCCGATACCAATCTTACGACCAAACGCCACTGGACGGCATTGCTCAAAACGGCCGACCTCAAGGTCAAGGATGCGGAGGAAGGGAAAAAACAGATTCGGATCGCCCAGTCGCTTCTCGCCAAGGGGGCCGATGTCAAGGCGGCGAACGGCGATGGCCGTACCGCCCTGATCCTGGCGGCCAATCGTGGCAATGTCGAAATGATTCAGTTGCTCCTCAAGCAGGGGACTCCCGTGGATGCCCGGGATCGGGAGGGGTATACCGCTTTGATGATGGCGGCCCTCGGGGGACATGACAAGGCGGTTGCGGCACTCCTGGAAAACAAGGC
The window above is part of the Magnetococcales bacterium genome. Proteins encoded here:
- a CDS encoding ankyrin repeat domain-containing protein, encoding MFPSRTMILAVVTVFVAGVLSISGAQAKSEENQAEKLWLHALEGNPVGVKKALDQGADVNFPSKSGMTPLMWSVQEGHDEIASYLLKKGADVNAFHLRGGCSALILAAEWLRPEMVDLLIEHGADTNLTTKRHWTALLKTADLKVKDAEEGKKQIRIAQSLLAKGADVKAANGDGRTALILAANRGNVEMIQLLLKQGTPVDARDREGYTALMMAALGGHDKAVAALLENKADPEIRHPCGCTALMFAAEKGHDKVLQGLIDKGADVNSKGEDGMTALMLASKNGRVDAVAALIAAKALVNEVNKEGATARLLATEFGHDEVQMLLKEAGGRCL